One Siniperca chuatsi isolate FFG_IHB_CAS linkage group LG8, ASM2008510v1, whole genome shotgun sequence DNA segment encodes these proteins:
- the LOC122879870 gene encoding nuclear cap-binding protein subunit 1: protein MSRRRHSDENDGGQAPKRRRTSEPIEIEDRLESLICRVGEKSTSSLESNLEGLAGVLEADLPNYKNKILRILCSVARLLPEKLTVYTTLVGLLNARNYNFGGEFVEAMIRQLKETLKNNLYNEAVYLVRFLSDLVNCHVIAAPSMVAMFENFVSVTQEEDVPQVRSDWFVYVVLSCLPWVGKELYEKKDVEMDRLLSQIEVYLKGRVKTHVLMLQVWTAEKPHPQEEYLDCLWAQIQKLKKDRWQERHILRPYIAFDSVLCEALQHNLPPFTPPGHMPDAQYPMPRVVFRMFDYTDAPEGPVMPGSHSVERFVIEENLHCIIKTHWKERKTCAAQLLSYPGKNKIPLNYHIVEVIFGELFQLPSPPHIDVMYTTLLIELCKLQPGSLPQVLAQATEMLYMRLDTMNTTCIDRLINWFSHHLSNFQFRWSWDDWSDCLTVDQDKPKPKFVKEVLEKCMRLSYHQRIVDIVPPTFSALIPAEPIFIYKYQDESSSSLPGYPVSVTVGNAIKNRASNEEILTILKEVPNPNQEDDDDEGESFNPLKIDVFLQTLLHLAAKSFSHSFSALGKFHEILKALTDTDEGKLHILKVVYEVWRNHPQMIAVLVDKMIRTQIVDCAAVANWLFSQDMAHEFTRLFIWEILHSTIRKMDKHVQKIQQELEEAKDKLEKQQHKRRDSGDDEDMDKASEDEEGQLEEQIERLQEKVESAQSEQKNLFLVIFQRFIMLLTEHLVRCETGSVDISTPWYKNCIERLQQIFLMHHVTIQQYMGTLENLLFTAELDPHILAVYQQFCALQL, encoded by the exons ATGTCCAGGAGACGACACAGCGACGAGAATGACG GAGGTCAGGCCCCCAAAAGGAGGAGAACATCGGAGCCCATTGAAATTGAAGACCGGCTGGAGTCACTGATATGTCGTGTGGGGGAGAAG AGTACATCATCGCTGGAGAGCAACTTGGAGGGCCTCGCAGGCGTGTTGGAGGCTGACCTtccaaactacaaaaacaaaatcctgcGCATTTTATGTTCTGT TGCCCGCCTCCTACCTGAGAAGCTGACCGTGTATACGACTTTAGTTGGCCTTCTGAATGCCAGGAACTACAACTTTGGGGGCGAGTTTGTGGAGGCCATGATCAGGCAACTCAAGGAGACATTGAAAAACAACTTGTACAATGAAGCTGTTTACTTG GTGCGGTTTCTGTCTGACTTGGTCAACTGCCATGTGATTGCTGCTCCCTCAATGGTGGCCATGTTCGAAAACTTTGTCAGTGTTACTCAAGAGGAAGATGTACCACAG GTTCGGTCGGACTGGTTTGTGTATGTGGTTCTGTCCTGTCTGCCCTGGGTAGGTAAGGAGCTCTACGAGAAGAAGGATGTTGAGATGGACCGACTTCTCAGCCAGATCGAAGTCTACCTCAA GGGGCGAGTAAAGACACACGTCCTCATGCTGCAGGTGTGGACAGCAGAGAAGCCCCACCCacaggaggag TACCTGGACTGCCTTTGGGCCCAGATTCAGAAGCTAAAGAAAGACCGCTGGCAGGAACGCCACATCCTTCGTCCATACATCGCCTTTGACAGCGTGCTGTGTGAGGCCCTGCAACACAACCTGCCCCCCTTCACCCCACCGGGCCACATGCCCGACGCCCAGTACCCCATGCCCCGGGTCGTCTTCCGCATGTTCGACTACACCGATGCCCCGGAG GGTCCCGTTATGCCCGGCAGCCATTCTGTGGAGAGATTTGTCATAGAAGAAAACCTGCACTGTATCATCAAGACCCactggaaagagaggaaaacatg TGCTGCCCAGTTACTTAGCTATCCAGGGAAAAATAAGATTCCGCTCAACTATCACATCGTGGAG gtGATCTTTGGAGAACTTTTCCAGctgccctctcctcctcacatcgATGTCATGTACACCACACTGCTTATTGAACTCTGCAAACTGCAGCCCGGATCATTGCCACAAGTT TTGGCCCAAGCCACAGAGATGCTGTACATGAGACTGGACACCATGAACACCACCTGCATAGACAG ACTAATCAACTGGTTTTCTCACCATCTGAGTAACTTCCAGTTTCGATGGAGCTGGGATGACTG GTCTGACTGCTTGACTGTGGATCAAGACAAGCCCAAGCCCAAGTTTGTCAAAGAGGTCCTGGAGAAGTGCATGAG ACTTTCGTACCATCAGCGGATAGTGGACATTGTCCCTCCAACCTTCTCAGCACTCATCCCAGCTGAACCCATCTTTATTTACAAATACCAAGATGAGAGCTCTT CATCGTTACCAGGTTACCCAGTGTCCGTCACTGTCGGAAACGCCATCAAGAACCGAGCGTCCAACGAAGAGATCCTGACCATCCTCAAAGAAGTGCCCAACCCAAACcaagaagatgatgatg ATGAGGGGGAGAGCTTCAACCCTCTGAAGATCGATGTGTTCCTGCAGACTCTTCTCCATCTGGCAGCCAAATCCTTCAGCCACTCCTTCAGTGCCCTCGGCAA GTTCCATGAAATCTTGAAGGCCCTGACAGACACCGACGAGGGGAAGCTGCACATCCTCAAGGTGGTTTATGAAGTGTGGAGGAATCACCCGCAG ATGATCGCAGTGTTGGTGGACAAAATGATTCGGACGCAGATCGTGGACTGCGCTGCAGTGGCCAACTGGCTCTTCTCTCAGGATATGGCTCACGAGTTCACCAG ACTTTTCATTTGGGAGATTCTGCACTCGACCATCCGAAAGATGGACAAACATGTCCAGAAGATCCAGCAGGAGTTGGAGGAGGCCAAGGACAAACTGGAGAAACAGCAGCATAAGAGG AGGGACAGCGGTGACGACGAGGACATGGACAAGGCCAGCGAGGATGAGGAGGGTCAGTTGGAGGAGCAGATCGAGAGGCTACAGGAGAAGGTGGAGTCTGCTCAGAGCGAACAGAAGAACCTCTTCCTCGTCATCTTCCAG CGTTTCATCATGTTGTTGACGGAGCATCTGGTTCGCTGTGAGACGGGCAGCGTCGACATCAGCACGCCCTGGTACAAAAACTGTATCGAGCGGCTGCAGCAGATCTTCCTCATG CACCATGTGACCATTCAGCAGTACATGGGAACCCTGGAGAACCTGCTGTTCACCGCAGAGCTCGACCCCCACATCCTGGCCGTCTACCAGCAGTTCTGTGCCCTCCagctctga
- the LOC122879872 gene encoding thiosulfate sulfurtransferase/rhodanese-like domain-containing protein 2 has product MAADETPCSVFMDWELDASTSNELKQEKQLSASQRRYYSFCRRKSFATFVASKRDGSQEEGSISWCCCGQTFKEHSAIHKHVARTHHTEIQQLTQATYEHLLSQLEEEPETQQPNECEVEPVDISAWIPGTGHISEKQLQKGPGKVLLYYHYCQVEDPHVICAWQKALCEKLHLTGKVRVATEGINGTVGGTNMATDIYIDAMRSHPLFKMDKEDFKTSDGGAECFTDLRVGIYKEIVPMGVDPDVISYQLAGVHLEPEEFHKEVETLLAKGDLCNDTILLDCRNFYESKIGQFTRCLAPNIRKFSYFPDYVDQNLELFRDKKVLMYCTGGIRCERGSAYLRSKDVCKEVYQLKGGIHKYMERFPEGFYRGKLFVFDERYAISSNNDVISDCRYCRCPWDQYELCSTQFCCQLVLSCPGCRQDGHTACCPTCQTKGQAQSEASPTVPHHKEECECTGGRPRIPQDV; this is encoded by the exons ATGGCAGCGGATGAAACACCTTGCTCAGTGTTCATGGACTGGGAACTTGATGCTTCGACATCTAATGAACTAAAACAGGAGAAACAACTTTCTGCCTCACAAAGAAGGTACTACAGCTTCTGCAGGAGGAAG TCATTTGCTACCTTTGTGGCGTCCAAGAGGGACGGCAGTCAGGAGGAAGGAAGCATATCGTGGTGCTGCTGTGGCCAGACCTTCAAGGAACACTCTGCCATTCACAAACATGTGGCCAGGACTCATCATACGGAAATACAGCAGCTCACACAGGCCACATATGAGCATTTGTTAAGCCAGCTGGAAGAAGAACCTGAAACACAGCAACCGAACGAGTGTGAGGTCGAGCCGGTGGACATTTCTGCATGGATACCTGGAACTGGTCACATCTCTGAGAAGCAACTTCAAAA GGGTCCAGGCAAGGTTCTCCTCTATTATCACTACTGCCAAGTGGAGGATCCACATGTCATCTGTGCTTGGCAGAAAGCTTTGTGCGAGAAGCTCCACTTAACTGGCAAG GTGAGGGTGGCGACTGAAGGCATCAATGGAACAGTTGGTGGCACCAACATGGCCACTGACATTTACATCGACGCAATGCGTTCACACCCACTCTTCAAGATGGATAAGGAGGATTTTAAG acaagTGATGGCGGCGCAGAGTGTTTTACAGACCTGAGGGTTGGGATCTATAAGGAAATCGTCCCAATGGGAGTGGATCCTGATGTTATTTCCTACCAACTGGCTG GAGTTCATTTGGAGCCGGAGGAGTTTCATAAAGAAGTGGAGACTCTTTTGGCTAAAGGGGATTTGTGTAATGACACCATCCTCCTAGACTGCCGCAATTTTTATGAGAGTAAAATT GGGCAGTTTACTCGGTGTCTGGCCCCAAACATCCGTAAGTTCAGCTACTTCCCGGACTACGTTGACCAGAACCTCGAACTGTTCAGAGACAAGAAGGTCTTGATGTACTGCACAGGAGGGATCCGCTGTGAGCGCGGCTCTGCCTACCTCCGCTCGAAA GATGTGTGTAAAGAGGTTTACCAGCTGAAAGGTGGAATCCACAAGTACATGGAGCGTTTCCCAGAAGGTTTCTATCGAGGGAAACTTTTTGTGTTTGATGAGCGCTACGCCATCTCCTCCAACAACGACGTCATCTCAG actgcaggtaCTGCCGCTGTCCCTGGGACCAGTACGAGCTCTGTTCCACCCAGTTCTGCTGTCAGCTGGTTCTGTCCTGTCCCGGCTGCAGACAGGACGGACACACTGCCTGCTGCCCCACCTGCCAAACCAAAGGACAGGCTCAGAGCGAGGCATCCCCCACTGTTCCGCATCACAAAGAGGAGTGCGAGTGCACTGGTGGACGTCCCAGAATCCCTCAGGATGTGTAG